A single genomic interval of Streptomyces sp. 1222.5 harbors:
- a CDS encoding fatty acid desaturase has protein sequence MTSSSDVIDEARKANDTSTSSATLGGEQKRSIEQITLLLFIVVPFVALVAAVPLAWGWGVSWLDLGLLVFFYFLGCHGITIGFHRYFTHGSFKAKRPLRIALAIMGSMAVEGPLVRWVADHRRHHKFSDAEGDPHSPWRFGETLPALMKGLWWAHIAWMFDEEQTPQDKYAPDLIKDGAIRAISRQFVLWTALSLALPPLIGGLVTMSWWGAFTGFFWGSLVRVALLHHVTWSINSICHAVGKRPFKSRDRSGNVWWLAVLSCGESWHNLHHADPTSARHGVMRGQIDSSARFIRIFERLGWAYDVRWPSRSRIDSRRNIGEDGSGRRKEAAEAA, from the coding sequence ATGACCTCAAGTTCCGATGTGATCGACGAAGCCCGTAAGGCCAACGACACCTCCACCTCCTCCGCCACCCTGGGCGGCGAACAGAAGCGTTCGATCGAACAGATCACGCTGCTCCTGTTCATCGTCGTGCCGTTCGTGGCACTCGTGGCGGCCGTGCCGCTGGCCTGGGGCTGGGGGGTGAGCTGGCTCGACCTGGGCCTGCTGGTCTTCTTCTACTTCCTGGGGTGCCACGGCATCACGATCGGTTTCCACCGGTACTTCACGCACGGTTCGTTCAAGGCGAAGCGGCCGCTCAGGATCGCGTTGGCGATCATGGGGTCGATGGCCGTCGAAGGCCCCCTGGTGCGCTGGGTGGCCGACCATCGCAGACACCACAAGTTCTCCGACGCCGAGGGCGACCCGCATTCGCCGTGGCGGTTCGGGGAGACGCTGCCGGCGTTGATGAAGGGCCTGTGGTGGGCGCACATCGCCTGGATGTTCGACGAGGAGCAGACGCCGCAGGACAAGTACGCCCCGGATCTGATCAAGGACGGGGCGATCCGGGCGATCTCCCGCCAGTTCGTGCTGTGGACGGCCCTGTCGCTGGCGCTGCCGCCGCTGATCGGTGGCCTGGTGACGATGTCCTGGTGGGGCGCGTTCACCGGGTTCTTCTGGGGTTCACTCGTGCGGGTGGCGCTGCTGCACCATGTGACGTGGTCGATCAACTCGATCTGTCACGCGGTGGGCAAGCGGCCGTTCAAGTCGCGTGACCGTTCGGGCAATGTGTGGTGGCTGGCGGTGCTGTCGTGCGGGGAGTCCTGGCACAACCTGCACCACGCGGACCCGACGTCGGCCCGGCACGGGGTGATGCGCGGGCAGATCGATTCGTCGGCGCGGTTCATCCGGATCTTCGAGCGTCTCGGCTGGGCGTACGACGTGCGCTGGCCGTCACGCTCGCGTATCGATTCGCGTCGCAACATCGGGGAAGACGGCTCCGGGCGCCGGAAGGAGGCGGCCGAGGCGGCATGA